A window from Triticum aestivum cultivar Chinese Spring chromosome 6D, IWGSC CS RefSeq v2.1, whole genome shotgun sequence encodes these proteins:
- the LOC123145418 gene encoding probable peroxygenase 5: MDARPRRASSSPAAALSLLLLFPMFLGCQASAYGDDSGAGGMTALQKHAAFFDGDKDGVVTFSETYAAFRALGFGFAASTLSATFINGVLGPQTRPENDTARMSIYIENIHKGIHGSDSGAYDSQGRFVPDKLEAAFAKHGKTVPDALTSAEVDELITANRQPSDYAGWAGASAEWKLLYSIGKDKDGLLRKEDARGVYDGSLFARVVQERRASSQEETQA, translated from the exons ATGGACGCAAGACCACGACGGGCATCGTCCTCGCCGGCGGCGGCCTTGTCCCTGCTGCTCCTGTTCCCCATGTTTCTAG GGTGCCAGGCGTCGGCGTACGGCGACGATTCGGGCGCCGGCGGCATGACGGCGCTGCAGAAGCACGCGGCGTTCTTCGACGGTGACAAGGACGGCGTCGTCACCTTCTCTGAGACTTACGCAG CGTTTCGGGCCCTCGGATTTGGATTTGCTGCCTCCACCTTGAGTGCCACCTTCATCAATGGCGTCCTTGGCCCCCAGACCAGACCG GAAAATGACACGGCGCGCATGTCCATCTACATCGAGAACATCCACAAGGGCATCCACGGGAGCGACTCAGGCGCGTATGACTCCCAAGGAAG GTTCGTTCCGGACAAGTTGGAGGCGGCGTTCGCCAAGCACGGCAAGACGGTGCCGGACGCCCTGACGTCCGCCGAGGTGGACGAGCTGATCACCGCGAACCGGCAGCCCAGCGACTACGCGGGATG GGCGGGCGCGTCGGCGGAGTGGAAGCTGCTGTACAGCATCGGCAAGGACAAGGACGGGCTCCTCCGCAAGGAGGACGCCAGGGGCGTCTACGACGGCAGCCTCTTCGCCAGGGTGGTGCAGGAGCGGAGGGCATCATCGCAAGAAGAAACCCAGGCATGA
- the LOC123145419 gene encoding uncharacterized protein has product MDPQTFVRLSVGQLGLRLPGASARKACHCEIRLRGFPVQIAAVPLANSSEFNIDPHANAAVFSLDEPGLKALPTSRWFRAPEPPYLEIVVYVSRRDGGGHCVGLKRRLVGAVRVDVGPEWRDGKPVLLRHGWTGIGRAAELHVRVRVEADPRYVFRFEDEVALNPQVVQLHGGASQPIFSCKFIRDVRRASQPDHLGGQYWSSSGSGVEKETDMAGRRRERKGWKVAIHDLSGSAVAAAFMATPFVPATGCDTVARSNPGAWLIVRADTTGSSESWQPWGRLEAWRECAAPAGGKDAVCLRLHLLPERRDACVLVSETPLSCDKGGEFSIDMDRQSVLPEDAVASETPSASSYCAASMGESCAGGGFVMSCSVQGEAATSSRPPLVHLAARHVMCMEDAAMFLALAAAVDLSVKACRPFRSKTAPAKKKTAAGSSSPDPLELDT; this is encoded by the exons ATGGATCCCCAGACATTTGTGAGGCTCTCGGTCGGGCAGCTTGGCCTGAGGCTCCCCGGCGCAAGCGCCAGAAAGGCTTGCCACTGCGAGATCCGGCTCCGAGGCTTCCCGGTTCAGATAGCTGCGGTGCCTCTGGCAAATTCTTCAGAGTTCAACATTGATCCGCACGCAAACGCGGCCGTGTTCTCCCTGGACGAGCCCGGTCTCAAGGCGCTGCCGACGTCGAGGTGGTTCCGAGCCCCGGAGCCGCCGTACCTCGAGATCGTTGTGTACGTGAGCAGGCGCGACGGCGGCGGGCACTGCGTCGGGTTGAAGCGGCGGCTGGTCGGGGCGGTCAGGGTGGACGTCGGGCCGGAGTGGCGCGACGGGAAGCCTGTGCTGCTTCGCCATGGCTGGACGGGCATCGGCAGGGCGGCGGAGCTGCACGTGAGAGTGCGGGTGGAGGCTGACCCTCGGTACGTGTTCCGGTTCGAGGACGAGGTCGCGCTGAACCCGCAGGTGGTCCAGCTCCATGGCGGCGCCAGCCAGCCCATCTTTAGCTGCAAGTTCATCCGCGACGTGAGGCG GGCGTCGCAGCCGGATCATTTGGGCGGGCAGTACTGGTCGAGCTCCGGAAGCGGCGTGGAGAAGGAGACGGacatggcggggaggaggagggagaggaagggcTGGAAGGTGGCGATCCACGACCTGTCCGGCTCCGCCGTGGCCGCGGCGTTCATGGCCACGCCGTTCGTGCCGGCGACGGGCTGCGACACGGTGGCGCGGTCCAACCCAGGCGCGTGGCTCATCGTCCGCGCCGACACGACGGGGTCGTCGGAGAGCTGGCAGCCGTGGGGCCGGCTGGAGGCGTGGCGGGAGTGCGCTGCGCCGGCGGGCGGCAAGGACGCCGTGTGCCTTCGGCTGCATCTCCTCCCGGAGCGGCGGGACGCGTGCGTCCTCGTGTCCGAGACGCCTCTGAGCTGCGATAAGGGCGGGGAGTTCTCCATCGACATGGACAGACAGTCGGTCCTCCCGGAGGACGCGGTGGCGTCGGAGACGCCGTCGGCATCGTCGTACTGCGCGGCGAGCATGGGGGAGTCGTGCGCGGGCGGCGGGTTCGTGATGAGCTGCAGCGTGCAGGGCGAGGCGGCGACGAGCAGCAGGCCGCCGCTGGTGCACCTCGCCGCGCGGCACGTCATGTGCATGGAAGACGCAGCCATGTTCCTCGCGCTCGCGGCCGCCGTCGACCTCAGCGTCAAGGCGTGCCGGCCATTCCGGAGCAAGacggcgccggccaagaagaagacgGCTGCTGGCTCCTCTTCCCCCGATCCCCTGGAGCTCGACACGTAG